From Triticum aestivum cultivar Chinese Spring chromosome 4A, IWGSC CS RefSeq v2.1, whole genome shotgun sequence, a single genomic window includes:
- the LOC123086134 gene encoding uncharacterized protein, with protein sequence MARRPYHWRRSPRARPTPRTTSSISYFLPNVQHSPPSSLASGMENPPLRLSASPRPLAGAAGGTQHPPPCHCNFQPRRPSPSLDSAAICTAARQLFGQLTQQTGGACELQGNIENTKASMFELWAQARGSTSRLPQHLRRLSNSTFIHGGCGLVLSFLAYRCASSFRHRVAVHQ encoded by the exons ATGGCGAGGCGGCCCTACCACTGGCGGCGCTCCCCCCGGGCCAGGCCCACCCCCCGCACCACCAGCTCGATCTCCTATTTCCTTCCCAATGTCCAGCACAGCCCGCCCTCCTCTCTGGCTTCTGGCATGGAAAACCCTCCTCTCCGACTTTCGGCCTCTCCCCGACCTCTGGCCGGTGCTGCAGGAGGTACACAACACCCACCTCCATGCCATTGCAACTTCCAGCCGCGACGTCCATCGCCTTCTCTAGATTCAGCGGCTATCTGCACAGCTGCACGCCAGCTGTTCGGTCAATTGACCCAACAGACAGGAg GTGCATGTGAGTTACAAGGCAACATTGAGAACACAAAAGCCAGTATGTTTGAGCTATGGGCACAAGCTAGGGGCAGTACCTCCCGGCTGCCCCAGCACTTAAGGCGACTGTCCAATTCCACTTTCATCCATGGAGGCTGTGGTTTAGTTCTCAG TTTTTTGGCTTATCGTTGTGCCTCAAGTTTCCGACATCGCGTGGCTGTACACCAATGA